The Buttiauxella selenatireducens genome has a window encoding:
- the fbp gene encoding class 1 fructose-bisphosphatase, with amino-acid sequence MKTLGEFIVEKQHEFSHATGELTALLSAIKLGAKIIHRDINKAGLVDILGASGAENIQGEVQQKLDLFANEKLKAALKARGIVAGVASEEEDDIVVFEGAEHAKYVVLMDPLDGSSNIDVNVSVGTIFSIYRRITPVGTPVTEADFLQPGNKQVAAGYVVYGSSTMLVYTTGCGVHAFTYDPSLGVFCLCQERMRFPDKGNTYSINEGNYIRFPTGVKKYIKFCQEEDANTQRPYTSRYIGSLVADFHRNLLKGGIYLYPSTASHPEGKLRLLYEGNPMAFLAEQAGGKASDGKERILDIIPETLHQRRPFFVGNEHMVDDVERFIREFPDA; translated from the coding sequence ATGAAAACGTTAGGTGAATTTATTGTCGAAAAGCAGCATGAGTTCTCGCACGCTACCGGTGAACTGACTGCATTGTTGTCGGCAATAAAGCTCGGCGCAAAAATCATCCACCGCGACATCAACAAAGCGGGTCTGGTGGATATTTTAGGTGCCAGCGGAGCTGAAAACATCCAGGGCGAAGTGCAGCAAAAACTTGACCTGTTCGCGAACGAAAAACTGAAAGCAGCACTGAAAGCCCGAGGGATTGTGGCGGGTGTTGCTTCCGAAGAAGAAGATGACATTGTTGTTTTCGAAGGCGCGGAACATGCCAAGTACGTGGTGCTGATGGACCCGCTTGATGGCTCCTCAAACATCGACGTCAACGTGTCAGTGGGTACGATTTTCTCTATCTACCGCCGTATCACTCCGGTAGGTACGCCAGTCACCGAAGCCGATTTCCTCCAGCCGGGTAATAAGCAAGTGGCAGCAGGTTATGTGGTGTACGGCTCCTCAACCATGTTGGTTTATACCACCGGTTGTGGCGTGCATGCTTTCACTTACGATCCGTCACTGGGCGTGTTCTGCCTGTGCCAGGAACGTATGCGCTTCCCGGACAAAGGAAACACCTACTCCATCAACGAAGGGAACTACATCCGTTTCCCTACAGGGGTGAAGAAATACATTAAGTTCTGTCAGGAAGAAGACGCCAACACGCAGCGCCCTTATACCTCGCGCTACATCGGCTCTCTGGTGGCAGACTTCCACCGTAACCTGCTCAAAGGCGGGATTTACCTCTATCCAAGCACCGCAAGCCACCCGGAAGGGAAACTGCGTTTGCTGTATGAAGGTAATCCGATGGCATTCCTGGCTGAGCAAGCGGGCGGTAAAGCGAGTGACGGTAAAGAACGTATTCTGGATATCATCCCTGAAACCCTGCACCAGCGTCGTCCGTTCTTTGTCGGTAATGAGCATATGGTTGATGATGTAGAGCGCTTTATTCGTGAGTTCCCGGACGCTTAA